In Marinifilum sp. JC120, the sequence CGCCCTGTACGGAAACTTCAAGCTCCACTTCACGCTCATCGAGCTTGCCTTCACGCCACATCTTACGGAATTTTTCACGGGTGGAAGACTGGTCTACAGCAGGTTGTTCCTGCTGCTGTTCTTCTGGCGCTGCGGGATTGAAGAATCCCATACCCGGCTGTTTGGGCTTGGATGAGGGCAGGAGCAGGTCGAGCAGGGCGTCTTCAGCGTGCTTTTCAGCCTTAACTTTGACCTTCTCCATTTCTTCCTTGCGCACAAGGTTGATGCCGATTTCCATCAGGTCGCGGACCATGGATTCAACATCGCGGCCCACATAACCGACCTCGGTAAATTTAGTAGCTTCGACTTTAAAGAAAGGGCATTTGGCAAGCTTAGCCAGACGGCGGGCGATTTCGGTTTTACCAACGCCGGTAGGCCCCATCATGATGATGTTCTTAGGTGCGATTTCGTCGCGCAGTTCCGGTGGAAGCTGCTGACGGCGCCAGCGGTTACGCATGGCAATGGCGACCATTCTTTTTGCATCGGACTGGCCGATGATAAATTTGTCCAGTTCAGAAACGATTTCTCTAGGTGTAAGATTGCTCATTTTATTAAGACTCGCGACTTTTATTTTTCAAGGGTTTTGAGAACAAAGTGGTCGTTGGTGTAAACGCAGATTTCACTGGCTATTTCCATGGATTTCTGCGCAATTTCAGCAGCAGGCATCTCAGTGTTGCGCATGAGCGCACGGGCTGCGGAAAGGGCGTAGGAACCGCCGGAACCGATGGCTGCGACACCGTCGTCAGGTTCGATAACATCGCCGTTACCGCTGATGATGAGGATGTGCTCGGCATCAGCAACCATGATCATGGCTTCCAGTTTGCGCAGGAATTTATCTGTACGCCAGTCAGTTGCCATTTCAACGGCGGAACGCACAAGGTTGCCGGAGTAGGTTTTGAGTTTCTTTTCAAAGCGTTCGAAAAGGGTAAATGCATCAGCTGTTGCCCCGGCGAATCCGGCGATAACCTGATCATTGTAAAGGGTACGGACTTTGACCGCGGAATGTTTCATCACCACAGCCTGTCCCATAGTGACCTGACCGTCACCGATCATGGCAGTGCCTTTATCGTCCTTAACGGCCAGAATGGTTGTTCCTCTCATTTCCATATTCATCTCCTGATTCATCTATTTCAATATGACGGATTGAGTTCAATTTGCTTATGAATTCAATAATTACGCCGTGGGATATTCATTGATAGCGGCGTGAAATTTTGCGTTACCAGAACATAATACTTGTGGGGGGGATGGCAAGGGGGGCGAAAAAAAACTTCTTCCTCCAACCTAAAGAAATGTTGGTTTATGTCGAAAATAATATTGATACGCAATTAACTTAATATTTTAAATTTCAATATTACAATCGAGGCCAGCCATGAGAATTAATGAATCTTCGGGCTTTAAATTTAATGTTTTCAATATGAAGCAGGAAGTTGTTGAAGAGGAAAACTCAACTCATCAGCAACCGGTTTCACAGGAACCGCAGGGGCATTCATCTTCCACAGGCAATATGATGTCGAGGAATTTCTTCCAGCATGGCCGGGAAGAGTCCCGTTACATCAACGGTCTGATGACTTCTTATGCCGTAGCGGATCAGTTCCGTTCCAGCATGCAGAGCGTGGTTGATATCTATCAAGCCGAAGCTAATATTGCTTCTGCAGCTTCACCGGAGAATTATGCAGCAATGATGCTCGTCGGTATGAAGGCTGAAGAAGCAGCGGAAGAGAAGGCTGAGGATTACGCTGGCGAAAAGATGGAAGATAAATTGGAGCAGGATCGCAAAGAAGAGGAAAAAGAGCAGGACCAGAAGGTCGAGGAAAAGATCGAAGAAAAGCTTATGCCCGAGGGTGCCAAGAAGGTTCTGGATGCTGACACCGATCCCGAAGAGCTTACCGAGGAAATCGCGGAAAAGTCTGAAGAGGTTACGGAAGCCAAGGGTGATAAGATATTAAAAGGTAACGAAGCGGATGAGGGACAGACTGTTGCCGGAAATGTTCAGGCTGCTGAACAGGTCGGTGCGGTTGCCGCTGCTAGTGTCACTCAGCCGGAAGCTGATAAGAAAGTCGAGCTTAACGGAGGTAGCACTCAGACAGTGGAGGACGGAAGCTCTTCCGTGGGGGCAGTTCCGCCGCCGGGTACCTATGTTGATGAAGTTGTTTAGGATTTGAAATTAAGGCTAAAAGTAAATCTCCCTCCGGCATAATGCGAGAGGGAGATTTTCTTATCTATTAAATATTTTAGTTTGAACTTAAGTAAATACAGGTTTATGCCAAATATCATATTGTTGTACTGAGAGACCTACTCTCATTTAATGCTGACTTTTAAAGGAGAAAACATGAAACGTTTATTGTTGTTGCCTGTAATGCTTATTTTCTTATTGAGTGGAACCGCCTTTGCGGAGAATACTTTTAATGCTCAGGGAAGTGTTCTTGTTCCAAATCTTCACGTTTGGTTTATGAGTTCTAATAATTGGGCGTATCCAGGGATGACATTGACCAATATATCTAGTGTCCCTGTGCAGTGCCGTGTGACTTATTATGATCATGACGGAAATGAGCTTACTTATTTAGAGGAGACCTATACTGGCGGAACTGATTTCGTTAAAGTTGCAACCGGCCGTGATTTTGAGATTCCTGCAAAATAGACCCGTTTTAATATGTTAAGGCGACCAAGCAGCCGTATGGTTGCCTATGCACATGCTGTTGTAGAGTGGAAATCTGCTGCTGATCCACTTCTTAGAAAAGCCTTGGTTGGAGGGGCAGAAATACAGCGTTTATATGGAACCTCTAATGGGCCGGCTCTTAGTCAACCTAGATTTCTAATTAATAATGGGGAACCTTTTTAGTTCTTGAAATTCCTTTAGTTAGCTCCGCTACTGGGCATTTTTGCTCATTTATTAAAATTAAAATCTCCCTCCCGCATAAGGCGAGAGGGAGATTTTTTCTGTCTTACTAATAGAGATTCCAATTCTTACTCCGCAGCTTCCCTCAACTCCTTAACTGCCTTGGCATAAGCACGGAACACATTCTCTCTGTTGATGATCCCGATGATCTTGTTGGGATCCTCCTCACTTACAACCGGAATCTGCCCGTAGTCGGTGTCTACGAACTTGAGCAGGGCGGTGTAGAGATCGTCACCAGCTTTTAGGGTGGCGGGCTTGGTGGCCAGATCCTTGGTGAGGATAAGGTCAAAGAGGTCCGGATTGAAGAGATGGTTCCTGACATTCTGGATGGTCAGGATTCCGGTGATAATTCCATCGTCATTTTTGACCGGGAAGTATAGCTCGTTGGTGTTGGCGATGATATCGGTCAATGCCTTGAGCGTGGTTCCTTCTTCAAGGGTGGTTACGCGGCCCGGTTTGTAATGGGTATCCACGTGTAAGCCTTCAAGGATATTGATGGTTTTATCTTCGATATGGGCCGGGGAATCGAATTTACTTTCCACCTGATGCTCATAGAGGGAGAAACTGCGTCCCAGCACGATGCACAGCGCGGAGGCGAGCATGAGCGGAGCCAGCAGTCCGTAACCCTGTGTCAGTTCGCAGACCATGATTAGAGGTCCGATGGGGGCTTTTGCCACCCCGGCAAAGAATGCTGCCATGCCCACCAGTACGTAACCACCGGGCTGGGTGACGATATCCGGGTAATATTTCCCGGCAATCTGGCCCACTATACCGCCGGACATGCCGCCTACGAAAAGCGCGGGCGCGAACATACCGCCGGACATCCCTGAACCGATGGTCATGGAGGTGGCAAGGGTTTTTCCGATGACGATAGCGATCATCATCATGAGCGGAATTTCACCCATGATGGCCATTTCCAGCCATCCGTATCCTCCGGTCAGTACCTGCGGGAAAAACATACCCATGAGTCCCATCATCAATCCACCGAGAGCTGTGGCCCACATGAGGCCGACCCGGTCCCTGATCTGGTTGAATACTGAGTATTTGACGAACCGGAAGGTGCGGATGTACATCCAGCCTGCAAAAGTACAGGCAAAGGCCAGCGCGATGTAGAAGATCAGTTCCCGCGGATCGTGGAAAACAAAGCGCGGAATACCGAAGATCGGCTCTGTGCCGTAGAAAAGTGTGAACAGGGAATAGGATACCACTGAAGAGATGACCGACGGCAGGATAGCCTCGGATTCAAAATCCTCGCGATAGATTACTTCGATGGCGGTCAGCGCGCCGCCCAGCGGGGCACGGAAGATCGCGCCCAGACCACCGGCAGCACCGGAAAGGAGCAGGATTCTACGTTCTTTTGTGGAAAGTTTCAGCTTTTGAGCCAGCCAAGAACCGACCCCGGCTCCCATCTGGGTGATGGGACCTTCGCGGCCAGCACTACCACCACAGGAGATGGTGAATACAGAGCTGATCCCTTTGATGATCGGGACGATGGGCCGCATGAGTCCGCTACCCTGATGGAAACATTTGATGGTCGCGTCAGTGCCGTCAGTGCCGCCGGAAATGGTTTCAGGGATATATTTGTTGACCAGCCACCCGGTAATCAGCCCGACAATAGTCAGGCAGATGGGGATGGTCCAGGTGCGCAAATGTTCGCCGGGAGGGCCGTGGAAAAGCTCTTCCCCTTCGGGGGCGGGCAGGGAAAGTCCTGCCAGTTGGTTCATGAAAAAATGTTTACCCAGTTCTACCGCGCCGAAAAAAAGCACGGCTACGATGCCGGAAAGAATACCGACCACTACACCGAGAACAAGCCAGCGGAAGTGGCTGACCTTGCGGTAGGAGCGGACGAGATCTTTCCACATATGCACATTGAGAAAAGGGCTCATTAATCTGCTCCTGATTCTGACTCGCTCAGATGCAGGCCGGGGCGAACCTGAGATTCGGGGTAGGAAAGGATTTCGCGGGCAAGGTCGATATCAATGCCGATACGTTCCTTGAGTTCATCCAGACCGTTGAATTTCTTTTCAGAACGGATACGCTGGATGAAGTGGACGCGAATGTCCTTGCCGTAAATATCTTCAGAAAAATCGAGAATGTGGGCTTCCACGGAAAGGGCTTCATTGCCGAAGGTGGGATTCTTACCGATGTTGGCAACACCGGGCAGGACCTTACCTTCGACTTCCACGCGGATGGCATAGACCCCTTTCTTGGGGAAAAGCTCATCTTCGAGCTTGATGTTGGCAGTGGGGAACCCGAGCAGCCTGCCGCCCCTGTTCATGCCGTGCACAACTTCACCACGCACCTGATAAAAACGTCCCAGCAGTGGACGTACATCCCAGACATTACCTTCGCTGACTAAGTCGCGGATACGCGAAGAACTTACCACAGCATCGTTGATGATGACCGGGTCGAGCCGTTCAATGCCGTATTCATATTTTTGGCCCAGTTCCAAGAGGGTTTCGTAGTTGCCGCTACGGCCTTTGCCCAGAGCGTAGTCGTAGCCTACAACCATCT encodes:
- a CDS encoding chloride channel protein, which codes for MSPFLNVHMWKDLVRSYRKVSHFRWLVLGVVVGILSGIVAVLFFGAVELGKHFFMNQLAGLSLPAPEGEELFHGPPGEHLRTWTIPICLTIVGLITGWLVNKYIPETISGGTDGTDATIKCFHQGSGLMRPIVPIIKGISSVFTISCGGSAGREGPITQMGAGVGSWLAQKLKLSTKERRILLLSGAAGGLGAIFRAPLGGALTAIEVIYREDFESEAILPSVISSVVSYSLFTLFYGTEPIFGIPRFVFHDPRELIFYIALAFACTFAGWMYIRTFRFVKYSVFNQIRDRVGLMWATALGGLMMGLMGMFFPQVLTGGYGWLEMAIMGEIPLMMMIAIVIGKTLATSMTIGSGMSGGMFAPALFVGGMSGGIVGQIAGKYYPDIVTQPGGYVLVGMAAFFAGVAKAPIGPLIMVCELTQGYGLLAPLMLASALCIVLGRSFSLYEHQVESKFDSPAHIEDKTINILEGLHVDTHYKPGRVTTLEEGTTLKALTDIIANTNELYFPVKNDDGIITGILTIQNVRNHLFNPDLFDLILTKDLATKPATLKAGDDLYTALLKFVDTDYGQIPVVSEEDPNKIIGIINRENVFRAYAKAVKELREAAE
- a CDS encoding bifunctional riboflavin kinase/FAD synthetase; the encoded protein is MIIAKSIDEIIKPEKGACVTIGNFDGVHKGHQKLISSTCKKARANGLASVVVTFDPHPLRVLVNSKTPPFITLTSQKLELISLHKPDIILALNFNKEMAALSPEEFIKQYLITPLGMKEMVVGYDYALGKGRSGNYETLLELGQKYEYGIERLDPVIINDAVVSSSRIRDLVSEGNVWDVRPLLGRFYQVRGEVVHGMNRGGRLLGFPTANIKLEDELFPKKGVYAIRVEVEGKVLPGVANIGKNPTFGNEALSVEAHILDFSEDIYGKDIRVHFIQRIRSEKKFNGLDELKERIGIDIDLAREILSYPESQVRPGLHLSESESGAD
- the hslV gene encoding ATP-dependent protease subunit HslV; the protein is MEMRGTTILAVKDDKGTAMIGDGQVTMGQAVVMKHSAVKVRTLYNDQVIAGFAGATADAFTLFERFEKKLKTYSGNLVRSAVEMATDWRTDKFLRKLEAMIMVADAEHILIISGNGDVIEPDDGVAAIGSGGSYALSAARALMRNTEMPAAEIAQKSMEIASEICVYTNDHFVLKTLEK